The Punica granatum isolate Tunisia-2019 chromosome 4, ASM765513v2, whole genome shotgun sequence sequence ATCGTTCCTAATCCCCGTTTATTATATTCAAGAAATCTCCACTGGGGCGGGGGGTTGAGGAGGGGCGAAGAAGGAAAAGCAGAAAGCAGCAGACATTTGAGGAATGGAGGAAGAAGATCCGATACCCTTCTTTTCCCCTAATAATCCCTTCATCTTAAACTGATAGCAACTCAGCCCCagaagctctctctctctctctctctctaaactcttctctctctatctctatctctctctctctacgtCTTGAAAAACCAGGTTAGCATTTCTGTCAGTAATTGCTCTTTCGTTTTTATCCTACCTTCTGTTGTCGTAAAACCCTAGCGGAAAACCCTTTTCTTAAAGATCTGTTGGAATCAAAGATGTATTCTCTAATGTCCGACGTTTTTATTTCCGGTTTCTCGTTTCTACTGCTGCGAGTGAGCTTGTTGGATGCGGTATTTGATTGACCTAGGTTTCGGGTTGGGGTCTGGTTCGATTGTTTTTGTGggttcttgatttttttttttgattggTGGGGGTGATTGTGTTTGTTTCTGTGGATTTGACGTGGGGTTTTTGTTGGCAACTAGGTTCTGAGGCTGTATCGGGCGGGCTGCGATGGATAACACAGCTGCGGAGGTTTCTGGGGGTTTAGAGGAGAGAGCAAAGGAGCAGGTTGCCGCGATGGCGAGAGAAGCCGAGGTTAATGAAGGGGAAGAGGTTTTCGAGGAGGCAATGGATTCCCAAGTGGAGGAGCTGAAGGCTGATTCCTTGGCTGGGAATGTTAGTCCTGAGGAGGCTGTTAAGTCGAGTGCTGATGTGCCTTCGGGGGTGTCTGATGGAAATTCTGGTGTGGAACCTGAGGGTGAGAAGTTTGAGGAGGCAATTGGGACTCCGACTTTGGTTGAGAACAATGGGTTGTTGTCCGCGGATGCAACGGAAGTAGAGGTTCTGTCGAATAGTGGGGATGTTGGGGGTACTGAGGTGGCTAATGTGGAGGATGAGGGAGGGACTGAGGGGGTAGTCACGGCTAATCGTGGGTTTGATGGTACCGGGGAGGAAGATGCCAAGTTAATCACTGAGGCTGTTTccgaggaagaaaagaagaatgttCTGTCTGGTGCTGAAGAAGAAGCAAGTAATATTGTGCATGAGCAGATTGAGAACCTTGAAGCAGTTCCTGATAAGTTGGAAATTGAGGAACCGGGGAGGAcagcagaagaagaaaatccGGTTGAAGGGAACAAGGTGATAGGACTGGGCAACACCGACCTGGGTAAAGAGTTTCTACTGAATGATGATCAGGGTGATCGGTTGAGTGAGGGCAAGCTGGAAGCTGAAGGGATCAAGGTCTCAGGACTCGGCAATGATGACCTGGATAGAGTTTCAAGGGCAGAGATTCCGTCAAATGATGATCAGGATGACTGGTTGAATGAGGGCAAGATGGAGGCCGCAGGTTTATTGGATGCAAATCCGGACCAGCAGGTGAACTTAGATGGAAATTATACCATGGGTCTAGTTGATGAAAAAGCTGCCTTCGAGACAGAAATAAATGGTCACGTGAATGGAGAATCCAGCAGTGCCCCAATCGATCTTGACTTAGGGTCTCGAGGTCTTAATGGCGAAGAACAGAATGATGTTCCGTCTACCTTTGATGCAGAACACCAAGGTCCAGGTGGTGTCAATGGAGATGTGAAAGATGCTTCTGCTGCAACAGGTAACCATGATGAGGAAACGCATGAACAGCACGATGCAGTTTCAGCTGATACGCCTGTAGCTGTGGTGGAAGGGACAGCAACCCTTGAAATTGGTAGCTCAGCTGCTATGGAGGAGTCTTTGGATGAGAAGTCCGAGAAGATTTTAGATGGGGAAACCGTTGTCCTGGCCAAGGAGGAATCGGTTGGATCTCAACCTGCAACTGCTGATGGAAATGTCCATGAAAAGCGTGAGACTCGCGCTTCAGTGGATAAGCTTGAGAAGAAGGATTTAAAAGATGACGAGGTGACTGAACAAGTTCAAAAGGAAAGGGAAATACAGCCTGCTGCAGGGATGACTTCATCATCTACCAAATCAGCAAATCATGCCTCTGCTGCCCCTACTCCTGCTCCTGCCCCAGCCCCTGCACCTGCTCCTGCCGCTGCTCCTGCTCGTCCTGCTGGCCTCGGGCGTGCTGCTCCGCTTCTGGAGCCTGCACCTAGGGCAGCAGCCCAGCAGTCCCGTGTTAATGGAGCTGTTTCTCATATGCAGGCCCAACAGATTGAGGAAGCTGGCAACGGCGAGGCAGAGGAACATGATGAGACTCGTGAGAAGCTCCAAATGATTCGTGTGAAGTTCTTACGACTTGCCCACAGGCTTGGGCAGACTCCCCACAATGTAGTAGTGGCCCAGGTGTTGTATCGGCTAGGCTTAGCGGAGCAGCTCAGAGGAAGAAATGGGGGTCGGGTTGGTGCTTTCAGTTTTGACCGTGCTAGTGCCATGGCTGAGCAACTCGAGGCTTCAGGACAGGAACCTCTTGATTTTTCGTGCACAATCATGGTCCTGGGGAAGACAGGAGTCGGAAAAAGTGCAACAATCAACTCGATATTTGATGAAATGAAATTCAGCACTGATGCTTTTGATATGGGTACCAAGAAGGTTCAGGATGTTGTCGGAACTGTTCAGGGTATAAAGGTTCGAGTCATTGACACACCTGGTCTCCTTCCTTCGTGGACAGATCAACGCCATAATGAGAAGGTCCTGCATTCAGTGAAGAGATTTATTAAGAAAACCCCTCCGGATATTGTGCTTTATCTTGATCGGTTGGACATGCAGAGCAGGGATCTCAGCGACATGCCCCTTCTCCGAACAATTACTGAAATATTTGGGCCCTCAATATGGTTCAATGCAATTGTTGTTCTTACCCACGCTGCATCTGCTCCGCCTGATGGGCCGAATGGTACAGCTTCTAGTTATGAAATGTTCGTCACTCAGCGGTCTCATGTTGTTCAGCAAGCTATACGTCAGGCAGCTGGTGACATGCGGCTGATGAATCCTGTTTCCTTGGTGGAGAACCATTCTGCTTGTAGAACAAACAGAGCTGGACAGAGAGTGCTCCCAAATGGTCAGGTCTGGAAGCCCCACTTGCTGTTGCTTTCCTTTGCATCAAAAATTTTGGCCGAAGCAAACGCTCTCCTGAAGCTCCAAGACAGCCCACCTGGGAAGCCTTTTACAGCTCGGTCTCGAGCGCCTCCTTTGCCTTTCCTACTGTCATCTCTTCTCCAACCCAGGCCCCAGCTGAAGCTGCCTGATGAGCAGTTTGGTGATGAGGACGGGGTAGATGATGACTTGGATGAGTCGTCAGATTCTGAAGAGGAATCCGAATATGACGAGCTGCCACCATTTAAGAGGTTGACGAAGGCCCAGTTGGCAAAGCTTAGTAGAGCCCAAAAGAAGGCATATTTTGACGAGTTGGAATACAGGGAGAAGCTTTTCATGAAAAAACAGTTGAAGGAAGAGAGGAGGCGGAGGaggatgatgaagaagatggcAGCAGCAGCCAAGGATCAGCCAGCCGAGTATGGTGAGAACGTAGAAGAAGAAAGTGGGGGGGCTGCATCTGTGCCGGTGCCCATGCCTGACTTGGCCTTACCTGCATCGTTTGATTCTGATAATCCAACTCACCGGTACCGTTACCTTGATACCTCTAACCAGTGGCTCGTGAGGCCTGTGTTAGAAACTCATGGTTGGGATCATGATGTTGGCTATGAGGGCATTAATGCAGAACGGCTCTTCGTGGTTAAGGACAAGTTACCAATCTCTTTCTCTGGTCAGGTGACAAAGGACAAGAAGGATGCTAACGTTCAGATGGAACTAGCAAGCTCGATAAAGCATGGAGAAGGGAAAGCAACTTCATTAGGGTTTGACATGCAGACAGTGGGGAAAGACCTGGCTTATACTCTTAGAAGTGAGACAAGGTTCAGCAATTACAGGAGGAATAAGGCGGCTGCAGGACTCTCTGTAACGCTGTTAAACGACGCTTTATCAGCGGGTTTTAAGGTCGAGGACAAGTGGATTGTAAATAAATGGTTCCGATTGCTTGTGACTGGTGGGGCAATCATTTCCCGTGGGGATATTGCCTATGGAGGAAGTCTAGATGCAACCCTGAGAGACAAGGACTACCCACTCGGTCGTTCATTGTTTACTTTGGGCCTGTCTGTCATGGACTGGCATGGAGATCTTGCAATAGGTGGGAATATACAGTCGCAGTTTCCAATTGGGCGGTTCACGAATTTGATCGCTCGGGCGAACTTGAATAACAGAGGGGCAGGACAGGTCAGCATCCGGGTAAACAGCTCAGAACAGCTCCAGATTGCTCTGCTGGGCCTCATTCCACTGTTCCAGAAGCTGCTTGATTACCGTCAACAAGTGCAGTTTGGACAATGATGAAAATTAGTTGTTGATACCAATGCTGTGCCGGCTCAGCATGCAGCGATAGCGAATAACTCCAGTCGGGTCATTTCATTTTGGGACTTCTGTTGGGAGTGAGTGAGACTTAAAGCTCTGCCTATTTTGTTTCTCTTTAGTCTTTTACTGTCTTGACAGCACTTTCTCCATTAATAGTGTATTAAtctctagttttttttttttgcgctCGAGATTTGCATCATGAATTTTTGTTACTTTTAGGCTACTGGACTACAGTGTCTCTTTCTTTGCTAGATCATGGCTCCTGCTGAAAGTCATAATCTGAATCGCCCGTGGAAGATCATATCTTTCTTTAGGAACTTCCGACGAGCATAATATTGTTCTTTGCTCTTGTTTTCTTCAATCTCacatgaatgaatgaaatgCAAGATCATTTTCTGTCGTTTTACAATTTCGAGGCTGAGGCAGCACCTTGTCGAGTCTGTTGCTTTAGTGTGTGAATTTGTAGGGGGTTTTCTTCTGAGAGTGATCTACGAGTGATGGAAAATCTGAACGGAGAATGTCATCTTTATTAGGCCAACATGGTTACAAAAAAATCCTATTGCCATAACTTTCAAAGTGATAGTACCGGCTGTCAAAGATTATCGAAAAATGTCTTGATTGTGCTTGAGAAGCCGGTGGCCTTCGCATGTTACGTCTTACTAGAATCTTCTACTTCTTGGGGGTCTTTCCCGAACTGAGTACAAAAGGGTTAATCGATGCATTTTTATCGTCTTTTATTATAGTAGTATTGGACTGAGGTACATGTCGGTCGAGATACTAGCCTTGGGCTTGGGCATGGCAAGTCTAATCTTAAAAAAACAGGACGAGAGGGCAAGCTTGTCCAGCCAGTGTTCGAACAGGGCGTAACAACGCTAATTTAGGATAGGCAGATCTTTTATGCGGTGGGATCATATATGGCTAGTTAAATACGGTGACATTGTACCAGACAATGGCATCACCATTAATGGGGTTCGCCATCTGTGTCTGCGCGAGAGCGTACCCACGGGCGAACCGGAGGAGCCCTGTCCCTCCCACAATCGGCATCTCTCGCTCATAGTTCAGCGCCGCATTCTTGCCCAAGACACTGAGGCAGCTTCCGTTGTACACGCCGTCCAGGAAACAGAAGCTCATTGCCATGAGGAAGGCCACCTCACTCTGCCCTGcagacccgtacagtccttgCCCCCGTCCCACCAGCTTCGAGCTCGGGCTTATCCCCTCGGTGAGTGGGTCATCCACCATTACTAGCGCCCCAAACAGCGTGAGGGAATTGTCGGTGTCCCGTGCCTCAGCAACCCGAACTGCacttgggtttgagccgctGAATGTATCATGGAAGTAGAACTGGAGGTTGGTCATTGTCCCAGTTCCGGTCTCGAGCCTCTGCGCCCATCCCGGGGCTGGGGAGGCTGTTCTCTGAGCCCATGATCGGAGTGCCATCATTTGCAGAGCAAGTACTAGGATTGCAGCTGACATTGCCATTTTCTCTATGccaaattaaaaagaaaatcgggacagaaaaggagaaatgtGTTGGCTTCTTATATATAGTAGCTAAGAATTCGCGAACTTCAAAGGCAGTTTAACCCTTTATGACTGGTTGTTTATCAAAatcaggaaaaaagaaaattagttGATATATAATAATCTGGAAATCCCTCATCGTTCACCAATCAATGAGTGGCTATTGCTTGAAATCTCACCAAGAAATCTTCATCGAAGAACTTAGCAAGGTAAATTTTCTAAACAAATGGAACCTGCACTTGATTATACCTCACAAGGGATTGGGAGTGACTTTGGGAGTTTTATATCATATGGAACCTTACAGCCTGTAAACTACATATCCTCCCTCTGGAACCTTTCATGTTCGATTCTCGTTAGTGGGCATCTTTCCGGTAATCcgtaaaaggaaaaatgtaaATTTACCTGCAAAATATCTTAAAACCTATTAGACAGTTTTAAATGAGAAAGATGCTTCATGATCTTTTTGAATTTGATCAAAGAGATTATCCAATTCCATTGGCTTCAGCATGCGACTTTTACTGAATTGCGATCGTTCCTTCTCGCTTTATAGATATTGGGAAGGGTCTGCTTCATCCAAACTATCATCAAACTTGAGGTTCGCTCACACATTTACTTGATGTTCGGAATATGTTCAACGAGACATGCGGctgaatttaattaaaatagcCCTTTCAATGGTATgtgaaatagaaaaaaacTCGGTTGTTGAACAATCTCGACTGCTCATACATTCTTGGTTTAGGCAGTTTTATTGACAAGGACTCTTATTAACGTAACATAAAGAAGATTATTGCCGAGCTTCAAGGTTGAAAGCTGGGGGCCTTCCTGATCTTAGTAGCCTGCTCAAATCCATAAGCGATCTCGATCAGTGTGGGCTCCGAACCCTTCAGGCCGCTGAAGCAAATGCCGAATGGGACGCCCTTGCTGTCATATCCTGCAGGAACACTTATCCCGGGGAATCCCCCGATTGCAAGAGCAGGGGAGATTTGATATCCTGGAGTCACTATAGCATCTagtttatatgtatacatcaACTTTACCAAGCCATTTCTGGTTAGTTGAGCGATATTCAGCACAGCCGCCTTCTCTTGGTCACCGATCCCATTTGTTGATTCAGCTGCTAGAAAGATATCCTGTCCAAACTGATCGAGCATCTCCTGCCATTTCCATCAAGATAAACAGTGAGTTTCTCAGAAAGAACTGCTGTTGGAGCTTGACTGAGGTAAGGTGAGACATTGAAACTATACATTTGTTGAGATTGATTGTGCTTACCAACTCCGAGTTCTTTTGGTTGAAGGCTATCACATCCGCCAAGGACCGAACAGGGGAAGATACGAGATCCCTGAGGTACAAATTCAGGGATATCTTAAACTCCGCCACAGATGCTGCTGCCTCACCACTAAGGGTGGGGTTCAGTATGGTATCGATGTTGTCTATCTTCAGGTTATCTATTAGGACTGCACCTCCTTGCCTGATAATCCCACATGTATGGTGTGAATCTACATTAGACCGATATTTACTCGAGAAAATTGGGGCTAAAAAAACTCGTGCATCATTAATGTCATTGATTTTTGTCAGCAGCTTACCTCAGAGATTGGAAATGCTGCTTGAAAGTCTGAGCTTGGCTGAGTTGGCTTGGGCTATTGTCGAAATTGAAGAAGGGATCTCTCACTATGCCAACTCGCTTCCCTCTGAGCCCATGAGGTTTAAGGAACTGGGCATATCCATCTTTAGGAATGTACTTCGATGCCTCGCGTGTTGCAGGATCATTGTAGTCAAACCCTGCAATGGCATCTAGAACATAAACAGCATCTGTAACCGTCCTCGTAATTGGCCTACATAACATCCAAAACTGGTGAGAAATACTTGAGCAAATCTAAAATAAACTGTCAGGGACATAAATTGTTTTGAGCAAATATCGAAATATTTTTCTACTTGTTATGGATTGATCTCAAATCACATACCCAATAGTGTCCTGTCGGGGATTCACAGGAATAACCCCAGCACGGCTTGTCAGGCCAACAGTGGGCTTAATGGCTACTACAGAATTGGCACTTGAGGGACAAAGTATCGACCCGTCAGTCTCAGTTCCTAATGAAACTGCTGCCAAATTTGCTGCCACGGATATTGCAGATCCACTGCTCGAGCCGCAAGGATCTGCTGACAGAACATAAGGATTCTGCAACAGATACAACAGATTAGGAAAGTTAAGTCTTTGGCAAGTACGAAATTCGACATTCATATGTGCCTTAGATTGTCGACTCCTCTGCATTCCATGTTCAGTTAATCAGGAACATTTTCCCTTGCTTTCAGAACGTtttgaatatatttatcaGCAGATTTAGTTGGATAAATGAATGAAGTAGCAAGTGTAAGTTCTCGAAGACGATTTACCTTGCCCTGTCCACCTCTAGCACTCCATCCGTTTGGTGCATTGACTGACCGGAACGCAGCCCACTCACTCATGCTTGCCTTCCCCAGTATAACTGCACCAGCCTGTCTCAACTCAGCCACAACGCCAGCGTCCCGAGCCACGACTGACCTGAGCAGCGCAAAGGAGCCAGCAGTGGTGTTGAGCCTGTCCTTCGTACCGATATTATCCTTAAGAAGGATCGGGATCCCATGTAAACCGGGCAAAGAGCCGTAATGAGAAGGTCCCTTGGCATGACGTTCCCGATCAGCATTGTCGGCCTGGTAAAGTGCGTCGGGGTTGATCTCTATGACTCCGTTGAGGATCGAGTTGAGCTTCTGGATCTGCCCGAGGTAGAACTGGGTGAGCTGCCGGGAAGTGAGCTTGTTTTGCTTGAACGCGAGGCGGATATCCGTAATGGTCGCTTCCTTGATCGGGATGCTCCATTGGGCCTTGACAGTCCGTGGCCTGACCGATGGTGCCAGGAGAAGCAGCATACAAAGCGACAGCAGAAACGAACTTGGCCGAGACTCAGAAGTCATTGTTACTGGTTAGCTATGTGCCGGAAAATGCAGCTCGTGTACCAAAGATAACTAACGCTGGACCTATATATGCAGTTAGCATACGGGATGATTGACTTAGTCTCGACCCAAATCGACATGCAATTTGGAAACTTTTGATTCGAACACGTCTAAGAATGATTAATGCGCATTGTACGTGCATGCCTGAATTTATGTACTTTGGAGCTGCACAATTGTACTTAGGCGGCACCTTGAAAGTGATCTTTTGTTCCTTTAATGTCTTCAAAAAATTGACCAGGTTTCTCTCCGGCCACATTAACCTTTGTATCCCTATTAGATGCCGCTCCATGTAGATGCAGATGATCTTGATTAGGAAAAGATGCTCAAAACATTTGGAATTCCTTCATATAAAAAAgacaagaattttaaaaaaaatcttaaaaattttattgatacAAATTGTCAAGTTCTGTTAGATGGataataattcaatttctAAATTCCAAAAACCAAATCAGTGTGTACTAGTTTTGATACAAATACGAAATGCTTATAATTTAACGGGTCATTGGCccttcaattaattaatgaactGAGCTAAAATTTGAGCGAAATTCTTCAAAGGATTGATTACCCCATCTTTTATCACAAAGAAATGAAACTGGCCAATTCAGCCACTGGCCAACCCTCTCCCGGTCCTTTTGTAGTTTCAGTTGCGTGTCTTTGGATCTTGGTGCTGTAGATTCCTCTCATCTGATTGTCAATAAAGTCGGTAACTGCGCGCTAGTGCTATGTTTAGATGGAGGGATACGGAGAGAACTTCCTTCAGTCATGAGAAGAAGTCCATATGTTATATATCAGTATGATGGATTTTTCCTCTTGTGAAATTTCTAGGTAGGTTCTTCCTAAATCAACCTTCTTTCCATAGTATGCATATCAATGAAATTCCAATgacaataaaataataaatcataaGCTCCGGAATACACAGAACATAGTCACAAAGAGATAAAACCTCAACCTCAACCTAATATAAAAGAGCCTCATTCTAATCAATAATTACTGATCAAAGGGAATTTGATCAATGGATCATTCATTTGCAGGGAGTGAAGTTGCAGGGGACCCTCCCATAGCCGGAGTTGAGCCTCATGAAATTTTGGGCTGCAGAGATGACGTCTCCCTCTGAGCTCATGGACAAGACCATGTCCATTTCTGTTGAGATCGACTCCATATTCATGTCGACATACGGGAACGAGATGCTGTGGTAGGTATTTAAGAGAGCCGTGGTCGCCTCTCGCAAGAGATCTCTATAAGGATCCCCTCCACCTTGGAGGGCCTGCAACAGTGTGACATCGGTGCCGTACACCTGAGGCATGAATGGCGAATCGAAGAGTGCTACTGCCTTCGTGTTGGGGTCAACCATCCAGAAGCACTTGTACTCTGGCTTCAACCACATCCTAGGAAATCACGTGGAACTGATCACTAGTGAATTCAGGAAAATCTTGCAAGTTATTTTTCGACAAGTTCCAATTGTTATGAtgattattttcaataataataataagataaCTAATGATTTTTGCCGGTAGAGACTGATGGACTTACTTGTGCGGGCACGCTGAAGCCCCTTGGAATGGCGGTCCCAGGAATGGAAGCTCTGGCATGGGCAGATCAAACTTTGGCATAGGGATATAGCCTGGGTACGGAACATATGTTATAGGTGGATAATTCCAGGAGGGAGGAGCCGGTGGACGCTTGATGGGTGGCGCCGGTGGTGGACGCTTGGCTGGGGGAGCCGGCGGCAGAAGCTTGACGGGCGGAGCACGCGGCGGAAGCTTGACTGGGGGAGTCGGCGGAAGCTTGACAGGCGGAGCAGGTGGAAGCTTGACAGGCGGAGGTGAGGCATGCGATGGTGGAGGCAGGGTGGGCTGCTGTTTAGGCGGGGGCGCTGGCTTCGGGGAGGCCTTGGGGCAGAAGGAAGGGAGCTCGGCGGGGTGGGTGTACAGGGGATCGACCTCGTACCCTGAAATATCCGACATCTGCCAGATGAGCTTGAGGCTGCGGGGAGGCCCGACCGTTGCCATGCAGCGGACGTCCGCCCCATCTTGGCCAGATGCCGAGACTCCGACCATGCAACTGCTCAGGT is a genomic window containing:
- the LOC116202254 gene encoding translocase of chloroplast 120, chloroplastic-like, which encodes MDNTAAEVSGGLEERAKEQVAAMAREAEVNEGEEVFEEAMDSQVEELKADSLAGNVSPEEAVKSSADVPSGVSDGNSGVEPEGEKFEEAIGTPTLVENNGLLSADATEVEVLSNSGDVGGTEVANVEDEGGTEGVVTANRGFDGTGEEDAKLITEAVSEEEKKNVLSGAEEEASNIVHEQIENLEAVPDKLEIEEPGRTAEEENPVEGNKVIGLGNTDLGKEFLLNDDQGDRLSEGKLEAEGIKVSGLGNDDLDRVSRAEIPSNDDQDDWLNEGKMEAAGLLDANPDQQVNLDGNYTMGLVDEKAAFETEINGHVNGESSSAPIDLDLGSRGLNGEEQNDVPSTFDAEHQGPGGVNGDVKDASAATGNHDEETHEQHDAVSADTPVAVVEGTATLEIGSSAAMEESLDEKSEKILDGETVVLAKEESVGSQPATADGNVHEKRETRASVDKLEKKDLKDDEVTEQVQKEREIQPAAGMTSSSTKSANHASAAPTPAPAPAPAPAPAAAPARPAGLGRAAPLLEPAPRAAAQQSRVNGAVSHMQAQQIEEAGNGEAEEHDETREKLQMIRVKFLRLAHRLGQTPHNVVVAQVLYRLGLAEQLRGRNGGRVGAFSFDRASAMAEQLEASGQEPLDFSCTIMVLGKTGVGKSATINSIFDEMKFSTDAFDMGTKKVQDVVGTVQGIKVRVIDTPGLLPSWTDQRHNEKVLHSVKRFIKKTPPDIVLYLDRLDMQSRDLSDMPLLRTITEIFGPSIWFNAIVVLTHAASAPPDGPNGTASSYEMFVTQRSHVVQQAIRQAAGDMRLMNPVSLVENHSACRTNRAGQRVLPNGQVWKPHLLLLSFASKILAEANALLKLQDSPPGKPFTARSRAPPLPFLLSSLLQPRPQLKLPDEQFGDEDGVDDDLDESSDSEEESEYDELPPFKRLTKAQLAKLSRAQKKAYFDELEYREKLFMKKQLKEERRRRRMMKKMAAAAKDQPAEYGENVEEESGGAASVPVPMPDLALPASFDSDNPTHRYRYLDTSNQWLVRPVLETHGWDHDVGYEGINAERLFVVKDKLPISFSGQVTKDKKDANVQMELASSIKHGEGKATSLGFDMQTVGKDLAYTLRSETRFSNYRRNKAAAGLSVTLLNDALSAGFKVEDKWIVNKWFRLLVTGGAIISRGDIAYGGSLDATLRDKDYPLGRSLFTLGLSVMDWHGDLAIGGNIQSQFPIGRFTNLIARANLNNRGAGQVSIRVNSSEQLQIALLGLIPLFQKLLDYRQQVQFGQ
- the LOC116204168 gene encoding formin-2, whose protein sequence is MDCMQRYIFGIFFILAAVIGGTRGKVLVSGLVYCDQCKDGKYSHMDYPLKGVTVIVSCTDRYGRLTVSKQLKSNLYGNYSIVFDGNPDLSSCMVGVSASGQDGADVRCMATVGPPRSLKLIWQMSDISGYEVDPLYTHPAELPSFCPKASPKPAPPPKQQPTLPPPSHASPPPVKLPPAPPVKLPPTPPVKLPPRAPPVKLLPPAPPAKRPPPAPPIKRPPAPPSWNYPPITYVPYPGYIPMPKFDLPMPELPFLGPPFQGASACPHKMWLKPEYKCFWMVDPNTKAVALFDSPFMPQVYGTDVTLLQALQGGGDPYRDLLREATTALLNTYHSISFPYVDMNMESISTEMDMVLSMSSEGDVISAAQNFMRLNSGYGRVPCNFTPCK
- the LOC116202255 gene encoding probable amidase At4g34880 — its product is MTSESRPSSFLLSLCMLLLLAPSVRPRTVKAQWSIPIKEATITDIRLAFKQNKLTSRQLTQFYLGQIQKLNSILNGVIEINPDALYQADNADRERHAKGPSHYGSLPGLHGIPILLKDNIGTKDRLNTTAGSFALLRSVVARDAGVVAELRQAGAVILGKASMSEWAAFRSVNAPNGWSARGGQGKNPYVLSADPCGSSSGSAISVAANLAAVSLGTETDGSILCPSSANSVVAIKPTVGLTSRAGVIPVNPRQDTIGPITRTVTDAVYVLDAIAGFDYNDPATREASKYIPKDGYAQFLKPHGLRGKRVGIVRDPFFNFDNSPSQLSQAQTFKQHFQSLRQGGAVLIDNLKIDNIDTILNPTLSGEAAASVAEFKISLNLYLRDLVSSPVRSLADVIAFNQKNSELEMLDQFGQDIFLAAESTNGIGDQEKAAVLNIAQLTRNGLVKLMYTYKLDAIVTPGYQISPALAIGGFPGISVPAGYDSKGVPFGICFSGLKGSEPTLIEIAYGFEQATKIRKAPSFQP
- the LOC116202257 gene encoding dirigent protein 23; protein product: MAMSAAILVLALQMMALRSWAQRTASPAPGWAQRLETGTGTMTNLQFYFHDTFSGSNPSAVRVAEARDTDNSLTLFGALVMVDDPLTEGISPSSKLVGRGQGLYGSAGQSEVAFLMAMSFCFLDGVYNGSCLSVLGKNAALNYEREMPIVGGTGLLRFARGYALAQTQMANPINGDAIVWYNVTVFN